In Crinalium epipsammum PCC 9333, the following are encoded in one genomic region:
- a CDS encoding chemotaxis protein CheW: MEAQDFIICSLNNSIYGIEASVVKEIFYLPELTPVAEAPRDIVGVLNLRGEILPVMDLYIRLGQQPQDYQLTDSIVVLNSEEFQVGVIVNQVHEVRNIAANEITTNLSYRRGMLSKNGSQPGIVTSGKFINGVAQVDEDLVMLINHQTLIEYSKLINSDSDDGDGEISANSQAAAALLLERTYNGSNTRIFCPHATPEERATFRERAENLRRATENEDFAGLIPLAVIGLNGEYFGLDLDTVREFTDISKITPVPCCPPHIVGNINLRGEIVTLVDVRGVLNLPIAGTNEASKVMVVRMEDLVAGVTVDEVFDVMYLNPTEMMPVPAAVHSINDEYLRGTAPYREKMMGVLDLPKILTKGGLTVDEEV, translated from the coding sequence ATGGAAGCTCAAGATTTTATTATTTGTAGTCTAAACAATTCCATCTATGGAATTGAAGCATCTGTAGTTAAGGAAATATTCTATTTACCGGAATTAACTCCTGTTGCTGAAGCGCCCCGTGATATTGTAGGAGTACTGAATCTGCGGGGCGAGATATTACCTGTAATGGATTTGTATATCCGCTTAGGACAACAACCGCAGGATTACCAGTTAACTGATAGTATCGTCGTACTTAATTCCGAAGAATTTCAAGTCGGAGTAATTGTTAATCAAGTCCACGAAGTACGAAATATTGCCGCTAATGAGATTACTACTAATCTTTCCTATCGACGAGGAATGTTAAGTAAAAATGGCTCTCAGCCTGGGATAGTAACATCCGGTAAGTTTATTAACGGTGTCGCACAAGTAGATGAAGATTTGGTGATGTTAATCAATCACCAAACTTTGATTGAATACTCAAAGTTGATAAATTCTGATAGTGATGATGGTGATGGAGAAATTTCAGCAAATAGCCAAGCGGCAGCGGCTTTGCTACTAGAACGTACTTACAATGGTAGCAATACTCGCATATTTTGCCCTCATGCGACACCAGAAGAAAGAGCAACTTTTCGGGAACGGGCAGAAAATTTAAGACGCGCAACCGAAAACGAAGATTTTGCGGGATTAATACCCTTAGCTGTTATTGGTTTAAACGGCGAATATTTTGGATTAGATCTTGATACCGTCCGGGAGTTTACTGATATTAGTAAAATTACCCCTGTTCCCTGCTGTCCTCCTCATATTGTGGGTAATATTAACTTGCGGGGAGAGATTGTCACATTAGTTGATGTACGTGGAGTATTAAATCTGCCCATTGCTGGTACTAACGAAGCATCTAAAGTAATGGTTGTACGGATGGAAGATTTAGTAGCAGGTGTGACAGTAGATGAAGTATTTGATGTGATGTATCTTAATCCTACTGAGATGATGCCAGTACCAGCAGCAGTACATTCAATTAATGATGAATATCTTCGAGGTACTGCACCTTATCGCGAAAAAATGATGGGAGTTTTAGATTTACCTAAAATCTTGACTAAGGGCGGATTAACTGTGGATGAAGAAGTGTAA
- a CDS encoding methyl-accepting chemotaxis protein yields MFTNLKLRNRMLLGYSVPILLFVGLTIPTFSSANKAAEAFKQTKMSLNTVESGSQMGFGLAKMARDTRGYIALNKDAGFLSDYQNNLKYFNERAEIISKNIENPEQKQRLERMISLGKEYDEFANKLINLVNQGKQKEAIEILRKREGYNVIKEFEETNAAFNNKEREILNAATAKAEANLNFLLLLVAVGSLLGISVALISAFAISSGITKKISQAVNAIASSSNQIASTVEQQERISTQQATSVNETTTTMDELGASSQQSADQAESAVMAARQALGLTENGNEAVDRTLQGMTELKERVTAIAQEIVRLSEQTNQIGNISNLVSDLANQTNMLALNAAVEAVRAGDQGKGFAVVAAEIRKLADQSKKSAEKINVLVSDIQHAINATVMVTDQGTKTVQESMQITQKTAESFAGVANAVNNVVLSNQQISLNIKQQAIAIQQVVSAMNNLNQGAKETAVGITQTKVGTQKLNEAAQDLKAIV; encoded by the coding sequence ATGTTTACAAATTTAAAGCTAAGAAACAGGATGTTATTAGGATATTCTGTACCAATATTATTATTTGTGGGATTAACTATTCCGACATTTTCAAGTGCCAATAAGGCAGCAGAAGCATTTAAACAAACTAAAATGTCTCTTAATACTGTAGAAAGTGGCTCCCAAATGGGTTTTGGGCTGGCAAAAATGGCAAGAGATACACGGGGATATATTGCTTTAAATAAAGATGCAGGTTTCTTAAGTGACTATCAAAATAATTTAAAATATTTTAATGAACGTGCTGAAATCATTAGTAAAAACATAGAAAATCCTGAACAAAAACAGCGTTTGGAAAGAATGATAAGTTTAGGTAAGGAGTATGATGAATTTGCTAATAAGTTAATTAATTTAGTTAATCAAGGTAAGCAAAAAGAAGCTATTGAGATATTGCGAAAGAGAGAAGGATATAATGTCATTAAAGAATTTGAAGAAACTAATGCTGCTTTTAATAATAAGGAACGTGAAATTTTAAATGCAGCTACAGCAAAAGCAGAAGCTAATTTAAACTTTTTATTATTGTTAGTGGCAGTAGGTTCTTTATTAGGGATTTCTGTAGCATTAATTTCGGCGTTTGCGATATCATCGGGAATTACTAAAAAAATCTCGCAAGCGGTAAATGCGATCGCATCTTCTTCTAATCAAATTGCCTCAACCGTAGAACAACAGGAACGCATTAGCACTCAGCAAGCTACATCGGTTAATGAAACTACTACCACGATGGATGAGTTGGGCGCGTCTTCACAACAATCTGCGGATCAAGCTGAGTCAGCAGTGATGGCAGCACGACAGGCGTTAGGGTTGACAGAAAATGGCAACGAAGCAGTAGACCGCACTTTACAAGGAATGACAGAATTAAAAGAAAGAGTAACTGCGATCGCGCAAGAAATTGTACGTTTAAGCGAACAAACTAATCAAATTGGCAATATTTCCAATTTAGTGAGCGATCTAGCTAATCAAACTAATATGTTAGCTTTAAATGCTGCTGTTGAAGCAGTGCGTGCAGGAGATCAAGGTAAAGGTTTTGCGGTAGTAGCAGCAGAAATTCGCAAACTTGCAGATCAAAGTAAGAAGTCAGCAGAGAAAATTAATGTTTTAGTTAGTGATATTCAACACGCGATTAATGCAACTGTGATGGTGACAGATCAAGGCACGAAAACCGTGCAAGAAAGTATGCAAATTACTCAAAAAACTGCGGAGTCTTTCGCTGGTGTCGCAAATGCCGTAAATAACGTGGTTTTGAGCAATCAACAAATTTCTTTAAATATCAAACAACAAGCGATCGCCATTCAACAAGTAGTCAGCGCAAT